A window of Diospyros lotus cultivar Yz01 chromosome 14, ASM1463336v1, whole genome shotgun sequence contains these coding sequences:
- the LOC127790615 gene encoding psbQ-like protein 3, chloroplastic encodes MALVKAIISAFEPNNLQKPFPDLTNYQFKHRHDNIVQAEATHKQSSSSISRRLATASSLLLLSNSRVFATPVASALDLRMMAPDQSVAEAEAGIRGHAQDLLRVKAGLLEPEAWKEAQKALRKSAAYLKQDIYTIIQSKPGKERPQLRKLYSVLFNAITALDYAARDRDIKRVQKFYDALVLALDDILSKI; translated from the coding sequence ATGGCATTGGTGAAAGCAATTATATCAGCCTTTGAACCCAACAACCTACAAAAACCTTTTCCAGACCTAACTAATTACCAATTCAAACATCGCCATGACAATATAGTCCAAGCTGAAGCTACCCACAAacaaagcagcagcagcatcagCAGGAGGCTAGCAACTGCGAGCTCGCTGCTTCTACTGTCCAATAGTAGAGTTTTTGCGACGCCGGTGGCAAGTGCATTGGACTTGAGGATGATGGCACCGGACCAAAGTGTGGCAGAGGCCGAGGCCGGGATCAGAGGCCACGCGCAGGACTTGCTGCGGGTGAAGGCGGGCTTGTTGGAGCCGGAGGCGTGGAAGGAAGCCCAGAAAGCGCTGCGAAAGAGCGCTGCGTATTTGAAGCAGGATATTTATACCATCATTCAGAGCAAGCCCGGCAAGGAGAGGCCTCAACTCAGGAAGCTCTACTCGGTCCTCTTCAATGCCATCACTGCATTGGATTATGCGGCGAGAGATAGAGATATCAAACGGGTCCAAAAATTCTACGATGCATTGGTTTTGGCTCTTGATGATATTTTGTCTAAAATTTAG
- the LOC127790388 gene encoding protein LONGIFOLIA 1, whose protein sequence is MAAKLLHSLTDDNPDLQKQIGCMTGIFQLFDRDHIISSRRITSHSPKRLPSGISPFKYSIESNGVYHPSTAEDQKDANKTINEKQRVSTESSRASFSSSSRSSSFSSLDCNRAAQPEPLSFDRIIFPETPSRDPAMSQSSASPQFGRQSLDLRDVVKDSMYREARGLSVKTTTKGQSVDQIAKYKDSPKPLQFSASGDGSCSMGFNGKQNFPSDIKESLRVLSKLRESPSYFNESRDSKDESRFSVTKDAPRFSYDGRELNWLSFESRDNYKSTLKLKERPRLSLDGREDSMRSLNSDSKSNFLVRNSQGDGGNSNDRMPVLQQISGIQGGQQISGIQARPPSVVAKLMGLETLPDAALANDSRIGLIKRNPVEDSDPFLRTLKSSDPCQPIQISSSPRSLSREPASPRWRKPESAIKPISRFPVEPAPWKQVDGTQASQRPAFRHPKPPTRASNSFPSVYSEIDKRLKDFEFSQAGKDLRALKQILEAMQAKGLLESSREEHDSDFRSQRDHQPRYSSLHVSGRSVKLQKSQNDHVGNSKSKGANSLRSFDPIVIMKPAKLVEKSGIPASSVIPIDRLSDLPKHRGRYSADGRKSSVNNQTKKEHTSKTSFNENAVNSTGSKRTNNRTLKSTQIASLSLQLPKESTTSALKSSGSVSPRLQQKKLELEKRSRPPISPDSSKSRRQPSKQQQESGSPSAKRRPKSVNLRQSDDQLSEISSDARNLNNPENDISVQSDGSIFSDSGIEIEVTSSEHCAETNGSRSPSVKAAKNSSSTLVQKRLAPRISEDAPAAEFPSVAPEHPSPVSVLDDTMYGEDAASPVKQISDAFKDDGTMNSNESCNRDQSDSVENLMPNSTGSSLQSKVSRKKLADIEHLVQKLRRLNSSHNEAQTDYIASLCENTNTDHRYISEILLASGLLLRDLDSSLATFQLHSSGHPINPELFLVLEQTKASSQHKEECGIGNVVHVNKPDSEKQHRKLLFDAVNEILVLKLVSEKASPEPWMKPCKLTRKSLNAQKLLKELCSEIEHLRANKFEHGLEDEDDSLKSIVREDVMRWSGSWTDLHDEISGIGLDVERLIFKDLVNEVVHGEAAGRQTKPGRRCRKLFA, encoded by the exons ATGGCTGCAAAACTTTTACATTCATTAACAGATGACAACCCGGATTTGCAAAAACAAATAGGATGCATGACTGGGATTTTTCAACTCTTTGATCGGGATCACATCATATCTAGCAGGCGCATCACCAGCCACAGCCCCAAGAGGCTCCCTTCTG GTATTTCTCCCTTCAAGTATTCAATTGAGTCTAATGGTGTATACCATCCTTCAACAGCAGAG GATCAAAAGGATGCAAACAAAACTATCAATGAGAAACAAAGAGTCTCCACTGAATCATCCCGGGCCTCTTTCTCATCTTCCTCTCGTTCATCATCCTTCTCTTCTCTAGACTGTAACAGGGCAGCTCAACCAGAACCCTTATCCTTTGACCGAATCATTTTTCCTGAAACTCCTTCAAGGGACCCTGCAATGAGCCAATCAAGTGCCTCTCCACAATTTGGGAGGCAATCCCTTGATCTCCGTGATGTGGTCAAGGACTCCATGTACAGAGAAGCCCGGGGACTATCAGTAAAAACTACAACCAAAGGACAATCAGTTGATCAAATTGCCAAGTATAAAGATTCCCCAAAGCCTCTGCAGTTCTCTGCATCTGGTGATGGGTCTTGCAGCATGGGCTTCAATGGAAAGCAAAATTTTCCTTCTGATATCAAAGAGTCTCTCAGGGTTCTTTCCAAACTTCGAGAATCACCTTCATATTTCAATGAATCTAGAGATTCAAAAGACGAGTCTCGGTTTTCAGTAACAAAGGATGCTCCTCGGTTTTCTTATGATGGAAGGGAACTAAATTGGTTGTCCTTTGAATCACGAGATAACTACAAATCAACACTGAAGCTTAAAGAACGTCCAAGACTATCATTGGATGGTAGGGAGGATTCAATGCGAAGTTTGAACTctgattcaaaatcaaactttctTGTGAGAAATTCACAGGGAGATGGTGGCAACTCCAATGACAGGATGCCAGTGCTGCAGCAAATTTCTGGAATTCAGGGAGGTCAGCAAATTTCTGGAATTCAGGCACGACCTCCCAGTGTTGTAGCTAAGCTAATGGGGTTAGAAACACTGCCAGATGCTGCCTTGGCTAATGACAGTCGAATAGGATTGATCAAAAGAAACCCAGTTGAGGATTCTGATCCCTTTTTGAGAACATTAAAATCAAGTGATCCATGCCAACCAATCCAAATATCTAGTTCTCCACGTAGTTTGTCAAGGGAACCTGCTTCACCTCGTTGGAGAAAACCTGAATCAGCCATAAAGCCAATTTCAAGGTTTCCAGTTGAACCAGCTCCTTGGAAGCAGGTTGATGGCACCCAAGCTTCTCAGAGACCAGCTTTTAGGCATCCAAAACCTCCAACAAGGGCTAGTAACTCCTTTCCTTCTGTTTATAGTGAAATTGATAAAAGGTTGAAGGATTTTGAGTTCTCTCAAGCTGGAAAGGATCTCAGAGCCCTTAAACAGATACTGGAAGCCATGCAGGCAAAGGGGCTCCTAGAGAGCAGTAGAGAGGAGCATGATTCAGATTTCAGATCACAAAGAGACCATCAGCCAAGATATTCAAGTCTTCATGTCAGTGGTAGATCAGTAAAGCTACAAAAGTCACAAAATGATCATGTTGGTAACTCCAAAAGTAAGGGAGCTAATAGTTTGAGGAGCTTCGATCCAATTGTGATCATGAAACCAGCAAAACTTGTTGAGAAATCTGGCATTCCTGCTTCTTCAGTAATCCCAATTGATCGCTTATCAGATCTACCCAAACACAGGGGCAGGTACTCTGCAGATGGTAGAAAAAGTTCAGTTAATAACCAGACAAAAAAAGAACATACTTCAAAGACCAGTTTCAATGAAAATGCTGTCAATTCAACAGGTAGTAAAAGAACCAACAACAGAACTTTAAAATCCACACAAATTGCATCATTGTCTCTACAGTTGCCCAAAGAGAGTACTACAAGTGCGTTGAAGAGCTCAGGCTCTGTGAGCCCAAGATTGCAACAGAAGAAGCTTGAGCTGGAGAAGCGTTCTCGGCCACCAATCTCTCCTGATTCCAGTAAATCAAGAAGGCAGCCCAGCAAGCAGCAACAGGAGTCAGGTTCCCCAAGTGCGAAACGTAGACCAAAATCAGTGAACTTGCGGCAGAGTGATGACCAATTGAGTGAGATTAGCAGCGATGCAAGGAATTTGAATAACCCAGAGAATGACATTTCTGTGCAATCGGATGGGAGTATTTTCTCAGACTCAGGGATAGAGATAGAAGTTACCAGTTCGGAACACTGTGCTGAGACCAATGGCAGCCGGAGTCCATCTGTGAAAGCTGCCAAGAACTCCTCGTCTACCTTAGTTCAAAAG agATTAGCTCCAAGGATAAGTGAGGATGCGCCAGCGGCCGAATTTCCTTCAGTTGCCCCTGAACATCCTAGTCCTGTCTCTGTACTTGATGACACGATGTATGGGGAGGATGCTGCTTCTCCTGTGAAACAAATATCAGATGCCTTCAAAG ATGATGGGACCATGAATTCTAATGAAAGTTGCAATAGGGATCAATCAGACTCGGTGGAGAATCTCATGCCTAACAGCACAGGTTCCAGTCTTCAGTCCAAGGTTAGTCGCAAGAAACTAGCGGATATTGAGCACTTGGTGCAGAAGCTTAGACGACTGAACTCGAGCCATAATGAAGCACAGACAGATTATATTGCGTCTCTATGTGAGAACACGAACACAGACCACAGATACATATCTGAGATATTGTTAGCTTCAGGTCTCCTCCTCAGGGATCTTGATTCAAGCCTGGCAACATTTCAGCTTCATTCATCTGGTCACCCAATCAACCCAGAGTTATTCTTGGTCTTGGAACAGACCAAGGCAAGCAGTCAACACAAGGAAGAATGTGGCATTGGAAATGTTGTCCATGTGAATAAGCCCGACAGCGAAAAACAGCACCGCAAGCTCCTATTTGATGCTGTCAATGAGATTCTAGTGCTGAAGTTAGTTTCAGAAAAGGCTTCTCCTGAGCCATGGATGAAGCCCTGCAAGCTCACAAGGAAATCTCTAAATGCGCAAAAGCTTCTGAAAGAATTATGTTCAGAGATAGAGCATCTTCGAGCTAACAAATTTGAGCACGGCTTAGAGGACGAGGACGACAGCTTGAAAAGCATCGTGAGGGAGGATGTGATGCGCTGGTCAGGGAGTTGGACCGACTTGCATGACGAAATCTCTGGAATAGGATTGGATGTCGAGAGGCTGATATTCAAAGATTTGGTCAACGAGGTTGTTCATGGCGAGGCAGCGGGCCGCCAAACCAAGCCAGGTAGGCGTTGCAGGAAGCTATTTGCATAA